Proteins encoded within one genomic window of Bos indicus isolate NIAB-ARS_2022 breed Sahiwal x Tharparkar chromosome 23, NIAB-ARS_B.indTharparkar_mat_pri_1.0, whole genome shotgun sequence:
- the SOX4 gene encoding transcription factor SOX-4 — protein sequence MVQQTNNAENTEALLAGESSDSGAGLELGIASSPTPGSTASTGGKADDPSWCKTPSGHIKRPMNAFMVWSQIERRKIMEQSPDMHNAEISKRLGKRWKLLKDSDKIPFIREAERLRLKHMADYPDYKYRPRKKVKSGNANSGSAAAAASKPGEKGDKVGGSGHGGGGGGGSHAGGGGGGGASGGGANSKPAQKKSCGSKVAGGGVGKPHAKLILAGGGGKAAAATASASSSSSSSSFAAEQAGAAALLPLGAAAAAADHHSLYKARTPGASASAAASASAGLAAPGKHPAEKKVKRVYLFGGLGASSSPVGGVGAGADPSDPLGLYEEGGAGCSPDGPSLSGRSSAASSPAAGRSPADHRSYASLRAASPAPSSAPSHASSSASSSSSSSSSSSSSSSSGSSSSDDEFEDDLLDLNPSSNFESMSLGSFSSSSALDRDLDFNFEPGSGSHFEFPDYCTPEVSEMISGDWLESSISNLVFTY from the coding sequence ATGGTGCAGCAAACCAACAACGCCGAGAACACGGAAGCGCTGCTCGCCGGCGAGAGCTCGGACTCGGGCGCCGGCCTCGAGCTGGGCATCGCCTCCTCCCCCACGCCAGGCTCCACCGCCTCCACGGGCGGCAAGGCCGACGACCCGAGCTGGTGCAAGACGCCGAGTGGGCACATCAAAAGGCCCATGAACGCCTTTATGGTGTGGTCGCAGATCGAGCGGCGCAAGATCATGGAGCAGTCACCCGACATGCACAACGCCGAGATCTCCAAGCGGCTGGGCAAACGCTGGAAGCTGCTCAAAGATAGCGACAAGATCCCTTTCATTCGGGAGGCGGAGCGGCTGCGCCTCAAGCACATGGCTGACTACCCCGACTACAAGTACCGGCCCAGGAAGAAGGTGAAGTCCGGCAACGCCAACTCGGGctccgcggccgccgccgcctccaAGCCTGGGGAGAAGGGCGACAAGGTCGGTGGCAGCGGCcacgggggcggcggcggcgggggcagcCACGCGgggggaggaggcggcggcggcgcgagCGGTGGCGGCGCCAACTCCAAACCCGCGCAGAAAAAGAGCTGCGGCTCCAAAGTGGCGGGCGGCGGGGTCGGCAAGCCCCACGCCAAGCTCATCCTGGCGGGCGGCGGCGGGAAGGCGGCGGCGGCGACCGCCTCCGCCTCCTCCTCGTCGTCGTCGTCCTCGTTCGCCGCCGAGCAGGCGGGGGCCGCCGCCCTGTTGCCCCTGGgcgccgccgccgcggccgccgaCCACCACTCGCTGTACAAGGCGCGGACTCCCGGCGCCTCGGCCTCGGCGGCGGCCTCGGCCTCGGCCGGCCTGGCGGCCCCGGGCAAACACCCGGCGGAGAAGAAGGTGAAGCGCGTCTACCTGTTCGGCGGCCTGGGCGCGTCGTCCTCGCCCGTCGGCGGCGTGGGCGCGGGGGCCGACCCCAGCGACCCCCTGGGCCTGTACGAGGAAGGGGGCGCCGGTTGCTCGCCCGACGGGCCGAGCCTGAGCGGCCGCAGCAGCGCCGCCTCATCGCCGGCCGCCGGCCGCTCGCCCGCCGACCACCGTAGCTACGCCAGCCTGCGCGCCGCCTCGCCCGCCCCGTCCAGCGCGCCCTCGCACGCGTCCTCGTCGgcctcgtcctcctcctcctcctcgtcgtcgtcctcctcctcctcgtcatCGGGCTCGTCGTCCTCCGACGACGAGTTCGAAGACGACCTGCTCGACCTGAACCCCAGCTCAAACTTTGAGAGCATGTCCCTGGGCAGCTTCAGCTCGTCGTCGGCGCTGGACCGGGATCTGGATTTTAACTTCGAACCCGGCTCCGGCTCGCATTTCGAGTTCCCGGACTACTGCACGCCCGAGGTGAGCGAGATGATCTCGGGAGACTGGCTGGAGTCCAGCATCTCCAACCTGGTCTTCACCTACTGA